In a single window of the Ooceraea biroi isolate clonal line C1 chromosome 8, Obir_v5.4, whole genome shotgun sequence genome:
- the LOC113562411 gene encoding uncharacterized protein LOC113562411: MLQNATIHKVITYFKPIHYFHFHIWILREKTYQNELPLARQKIRVPQCYQCMHCNFKLPKKNFNLAQHSCFANLNDSEAVYVVETDRLCRATNIEQVQNNVDGHGTEDHEQSSSVSDKKKAVTRKTNSGLTMMNCYCDSNISRDTSDLVSTIGLDATSNVDSEMVAEEMNDGTSGIFTSVSDDNNFTEHTKNYVLEQSRQSANTEFKNDFLHILSETNKRSDGIDGLHIGEILRKLLYKNRRLLQHKIMNDLLEAEQEAGLL; the protein is encoded by the exons ATGCTGCAAAATGCAACAATACACAAAGTCATCACTTATTTCA AGCCAATTCACTATTTTCATTTCCATATTTGGATTCTACGGGAAAAAACCTATCAGAATGAGTTGCCATTGGCCCGACAAAAAATCCGTGTTCCCCAGTGTTATCAGTGCATGCACTGTAACTTCAAGCTAccgaaaaagaattttaatttggcACAACATTCATGCTTTGCTAATTTGAATGATTCAGAAGCTGTTTATGTTGTTGAAACAGACCGTCTATGTAGAG CAACTAATATTGAACAGGTACAAAACAATGTCGATGGACATGGCACAGAAGATCACGAACAATCTTCCTCAGtttctgataaaaaaaaagccgTAACAAGGAAGACAAACAGTGGGTTGACTATGATGAATTGCTA ctGTGATAGTAACATTTCAAGAGATACATCAGATTTAGTTTCAACCATCGGTTTAGATGCAACTAGCAATGTAGATAGTGAGATGGTGGCCGAAGAAATGAATGATGGTACCTCGGGCATATTCACCAGTGTATCTGACGATAACAATTTTACAGAGCATaccaaaa attatgttttagAGCAAAGTCGTCAGTCTGCTAATactgaatttaaaaatgattttttacaTATCTTATCAGAAACAAATAAACGTTCAGACGGCATCGATGGACTTCACATAGGAGAGATTTTAAGGAAgcttctatataaaaatagaagatTGCTCcaacataaaattatgaatgaCTTATTAGAAGCAGAACAAGAAGCTGGACTTTTATAA